The following are from one region of the Actinomycetota bacterium genome:
- a CDS encoding amidohydrolase family protein, producing the protein MENPTPKIDVHHHIAPPPYRTALAARGVESVGGRPIPAWDLEETLGFMDRQGIETAMLSVSAPGVFIGDLSLARELARSCNEYLAGLVREQPRRFGAFAVLPLPDVEAALEEVAYALDELGLDGISLLSSVDGRYMGDPAYRPLFEELDRRGAVVFMHPHTPEEDEAPKTGLPPSLIEFVFETTRAVASLLFRGTLERCPRVRLILPHAGGTVPFIAIRLTLGQFWPGLQEHVPKGVVAYLRELYYDTAISAAPFALRSLQELVDDSHILFGSDYPFAPELAAVATVSGLNEYPGFDEASREAVFHRNARALFPRLRMMS; encoded by the coding sequence ATGGAAAATCCCACGCCGAAAATCGACGTGCACCACCACATAGCTCCGCCGCCATACCGCACCGCCCTGGCCGCCCGGGGCGTGGAGAGCGTCGGGGGGCGGCCCATCCCGGCCTGGGACCTGGAGGAGACCCTGGGCTTCATGGACCGGCAGGGCATCGAGACGGCGATGCTTTCGGTCTCCGCGCCCGGCGTGTTCATCGGCGACCTCTCCTTGGCCCGGGAGCTGGCCCGCTCGTGCAACGAGTACCTCGCCGGGCTGGTGCGCGAACAACCGCGCCGCTTCGGCGCCTTCGCCGTCCTGCCTCTCCCGGACGTGGAGGCCGCCCTGGAAGAGGTTGCCTACGCCCTGGACGAGCTGGGTCTTGATGGAATAAGCCTCTTGAGCAGCGTTGACGGGCGCTACATGGGAGACCCTGCCTACCGGCCGCTCTTCGAGGAGCTGGACCGCCGCGGGGCGGTGGTCTTCATGCATCCCCATACCCCGGAGGAGGACGAGGCGCCCAAGACCGGCCTCCCTCCGTCCTTAATCGAGTTCGTCTTCGAGACCACCCGCGCCGTGGCCTCGCTGCTCTTCCGCGGGACCCTGGAAAGGTGTCCCCGGGTGAGGCTCATCCTGCCCCACGCCGGGGGCACCGTCCCCTTCATCGCTATAAGACTCACCCTGGGACAGTTCTGGCCCGGCCTCCAGGAACACGTCCCCAAGGGGGTCGTCGCCTACCTGCGGGAGCTCTACTACGACACCGCCATCTCCGCGGCGCCCTTCGCCCTGCGTTCCCTGCAGGAACTGGTGGACGATTCGCACATCCTCTTCGGGAGCGATTATCCCTTCGCCCCGGAGCTGGCTGCCGTGGCCACCGTTTCCGGCCTGAACGAGTACCCGGGGTTCGACGAGGCCTCCCGGGAGGCCGTGTTCCACCGCAACGCCCGGGCGCTCTTCCCCCGCCTGCGGATGATGTCATGA
- a CDS encoding aldehyde ferredoxin oxidoreductase family protein — protein sequence MLHEPVKLLWVDLSTGELSEFRLEEDACRRFLGGSGLAAYMFFQLRGWEAQPLSSGNPLLILNGPLSGTNLLGCSRLSICARSPQTGIWGESSMGGPFARQLRGTGYEGVVLVGASERPVYLLLTERGGELRDASHLWGRGTFETEEILKEEVGNRRAAVASIGPAGEHMVKYASVVGNRGNLAARCGLGAVMGSKKLKAVVVRGDLKPRPADREACEAVRRRALENMERSAFAEGLRLFGTAGGVDLSSAICDLPVKNWREPRWVEGMEELSGVNMADTILVGRRSCYACPIACKRVVEIKGGKYAMPEGPGPEYEGVGSLGFMLKIGDLRAVARANALCNDYGMDAISTGGTLAYAVEAFREGLIDEEVTGGLALDWGRPDLLVELIPRIARREGFGDQLAEGSRFLSARYGGEEFAIQVKGLECPMHDPRALWSMALGYATSIRGGCHNRDTNLGLEMGMDSLEEIGFPGTLPQRRVGKAQMTVHSQAIGAICDAAVICLFAWKGAGSSLALLRDMVNAVTGYGFSLEDLMETGNRIWYLKRALCNLCGTTREDDRVPRRIIEPHLDGEASFLLGALNPLLRSTNRLVGRIRSERLLHWVKEFNRRVILRHTFRIVTLAAKVLPSARPSTRGSRADGPAGPEGGRVDFDFMLEEFYRLRRLDARGFPETAVLERYGLEEVSRVLHGNNQAG from the coding sequence ATGCTTCATGAACCGGTAAAGCTGCTTTGGGTGGACCTGTCCACGGGGGAGTTGTCCGAATTCCGGCTGGAAGAGGACGCCTGCCGAAGGTTCCTGGGCGGCTCCGGGCTGGCGGCCTACATGTTCTTCCAACTAAGGGGTTGGGAGGCTCAACCCCTGTCCTCCGGAAACCCCCTCCTGATCCTCAACGGACCCCTCTCCGGGACCAACCTGCTTGGCTGTTCCCGCCTCTCCATCTGCGCCCGCTCCCCCCAGACCGGCATATGGGGGGAGTCCAGCATGGGCGGCCCCTTCGCCCGCCAACTGCGGGGCACGGGCTACGAGGGCGTCGTCCTCGTGGGGGCCTCGGAACGACCGGTATACCTCCTCCTCACGGAGAGGGGCGGCGAGCTGCGCGACGCCTCCCACCTTTGGGGCAGGGGCACCTTCGAGACGGAGGAGATCCTGAAGGAGGAGGTGGGCAACCGCAGGGCGGCGGTGGCGAGCATCGGCCCGGCCGGTGAACACATGGTAAAATATGCCAGCGTGGTCGGTAACCGCGGGAACCTGGCGGCGCGCTGCGGCCTGGGCGCGGTGATGGGCTCCAAGAAGCTGAAGGCCGTGGTGGTCAGGGGCGACCTCAAGCCCCGCCCCGCGGACCGCGAGGCCTGCGAGGCCGTGCGCCGCCGGGCCCTGGAGAACATGGAGAGGAGCGCCTTCGCCGAGGGCCTCCGCCTCTTCGGGACCGCGGGAGGCGTGGACCTCTCCTCGGCCATCTGCGACCTGCCGGTGAAGAACTGGCGGGAACCCCGCTGGGTGGAGGGGATGGAAGAGCTCTCCGGGGTGAACATGGCCGACACCATCCTGGTCGGCAGGCGCTCCTGCTACGCCTGCCCCATCGCCTGCAAGCGGGTGGTGGAGATTAAGGGAGGAAAATACGCCATGCCGGAGGGGCCGGGCCCGGAATACGAGGGGGTGGGGTCCCTGGGGTTCATGCTCAAGATCGGCGACCTCCGGGCGGTGGCCCGGGCCAACGCGCTGTGCAACGACTACGGGATGGACGCCATCTCCACCGGCGGGACGCTGGCCTATGCCGTGGAGGCCTTCCGCGAGGGACTCATCGACGAGGAGGTCACGGGAGGCCTGGCCTTGGACTGGGGGCGGCCGGACCTCCTCGTGGAGCTCATCCCCCGCATAGCCCGCCGCGAGGGCTTCGGCGACCAACTCGCGGAGGGCAGCCGCTTCCTTTCCGCCAGGTACGGCGGCGAGGAATTCGCCATCCAGGTCAAGGGGCTGGAATGCCCCATGCACGATCCGCGCGCCCTCTGGTCCATGGCCCTGGGCTACGCCACCAGCATCCGGGGCGGATGCCACAACCGGGACACCAACCTGGGCCTGGAGATGGGCATGGACAGCCTGGAGGAGATAGGTTTCCCGGGGACCCTCCCGCAGCGCCGGGTGGGCAAAGCCCAGATGACCGTCCATTCCCAGGCCATAGGAGCGATCTGCGACGCGGCGGTCATCTGCCTCTTCGCCTGGAAGGGAGCGGGGTCCAGCCTGGCCCTCCTCAGGGACATGGTCAACGCGGTCACCGGGTACGGGTTCTCCCTGGAGGACCTCATGGAGACCGGGAACCGCATCTGGTACCTCAAGAGGGCCCTGTGCAACCTCTGCGGCACCACCCGGGAGGATGACCGGGTGCCGCGGCGGATAATCGAGCCGCACCTCGACGGGGAGGCCTCCTTCCTTCTTGGAGCCCTCAACCCCCTCCTACGATCCACCAACCGGCTGGTGGGCAGGATAAGGAGCGAGAGGCTGCTGCACTGGGTCAAGGAGTTCAACCGCCGCGTGATCTTGCGCCACACCTTCCGGATAGTCACCTTGGCCGCGAAGGTGCTGCCCTCAGCCCGGCCTTCCACCCGCGGAAGCCGCGCCGACGGGCCCGCGGGACCGGAAGGCGGCCGCGTGGACTTCGATTTCATGCTCGAGGAGTTCTACCGCCTGAGAAGGCTGGACGCGCGCGGCTTCCCGGAAACCGCGGTCCTGGAGAGGTACGGGCTGGAGGAGGTCTCCCGGGTCCTGCACGGGAATAACCAGGCCGGATAG
- a CDS encoding rubrerythrin family protein: protein MSTMDNLREAFAGESQANRKYLAFAKKAEEEGYAQVARLFRAAAEAETVHAHAHLRVMGGIGTTEDNLRQAIEGETAEFRSMYPKMMEEAKAEGNDAAYISFANANAVEEIHAGLYQKALDNLGNNEEVDYYVCQVCGNTVEREAPEKCPICGAPRKMFKKID from the coding sequence ATGAGCACCATGGACAACCTCAGGGAGGCCTTCGCCGGTGAATCCCAGGCCAACCGCAAGTACCTGGCCTTCGCCAAGAAGGCGGAGGAAGAAGGGTACGCCCAGGTGGCCAGGCTCTTCCGGGCCGCCGCCGAGGCGGAGACGGTGCACGCCCACGCCCACCTGCGGGTCATGGGGGGCATCGGCACCACAGAGGATAACCTGCGCCAGGCCATCGAGGGGGAGACGGCGGAGTTCCGCTCCATGTACCCGAAGATGATGGAGGAAGCCAAGGCGGAGGGCAACGACGCCGCCTACATCTCCTTCGCCAACGCCAACGCGGTGGAGGAGATCCACGCCGGGCTCTACCAGAAGGCGCTGGACAACCTGGGGAACAACGAGGAGGTTGATTATTACGTCTGCCAGGTGTGCGGGAACACGGTGGAAAGGGAGGCACCGGAGAAGTGCCCCATCTGCGGCGCCCCCAGGAAGATGTTCAAGAAGATAGACTAA
- a CDS encoding crotonase/enoyl-CoA hydratase family protein: MEVEVVRNGKVWTVIINRPEVRNAIDYHTSRQLAEAFREFDADEESCVAVLWGAGGTFCAGADLKALAADPLREAQRLNQDMTADAPLGPTRMLLGKPVIAAISGYAVAGGLELAIWCDLRVAEEDAVLGIFERRFGVPLIDGGTQRLPRLIGMSRALDLILTGRPVGAEEALAMGLVNRVVPKGKAREEAEKLAAQLAEFPQVCMRNDRLAVYRGMGRPFEEGLELEFRLGMETLASGEAVRGATRFSEGEGKHGVF; encoded by the coding sequence TTGGAAGTCGAAGTGGTGAGGAACGGAAAGGTGTGGACGGTGATCATCAACCGCCCGGAGGTCCGGAACGCTATCGACTACCACACCTCGCGGCAACTGGCGGAAGCCTTCCGCGAGTTCGACGCCGACGAGGAGTCCTGCGTCGCGGTGCTCTGGGGGGCGGGAGGGACCTTCTGCGCGGGAGCCGACCTCAAGGCCCTGGCCGCCGATCCTCTGCGGGAGGCCCAACGCCTTAACCAGGACATGACCGCGGACGCTCCCCTGGGACCCACGCGGATGCTCCTCGGCAAGCCGGTGATCGCTGCCATATCCGGGTATGCTGTGGCGGGCGGCCTGGAGCTGGCCATCTGGTGTGACCTGCGGGTGGCGGAGGAGGACGCCGTTCTGGGCATATTCGAGAGGCGTTTCGGCGTGCCCCTGATCGACGGCGGGACCCAGCGACTCCCGCGTCTGATAGGGATGAGCCGGGCCCTGGACCTCATCCTCACCGGTCGACCGGTGGGGGCGGAGGAGGCGCTGGCCATGGGTCTGGTGAACCGCGTGGTGCCCAAGGGAAAGGCCAGGGAGGAGGCGGAGAAGCTGGCCGCACAGCTGGCCGAATTTCCCCAGGTGTGTATGCGCAACGACCGGCTGGCCGTCTACCGCGGAATGGGAAGGCCCTTCGAGGAGGGCCTGGAGCTGGAGTTCCGCCTGGGCATGGAGACCCTGGCCAGCGGCGAGGCGGTGCGGGGCGCCACCCGCTTCAGCGAGGGAGAGGGAAAGCACGGGGTTTTTTAG
- a CDS encoding YiiX/YebB-like N1pC/P60 family cysteine hydrolase produces the protein MYAYPDSLGKSRPWWSWLVLVALAVPVACLLFIPSPPGVDRSPACLGSAEGDRALAALPEKRVGGPVPGEESEGTPRMRDYLLPGDILLGRCRLSLVPSTNPPRGWTHAALYVGDGDIVVAANPYQGTVRAPVESWEFPRMTWVVCLRVTSATEEERRMAAELAEGEVGTSYDLNWFSEQEDGETWYCSELPWAVYRRATGGRLNLEVGMGSFGVSPDDLYLHPDTAVIGGHFERRPDTILSLLMKALTLCALFGTAAVMR, from the coding sequence GTGTACGCGTATCCGGATAGCCTGGGGAAATCCAGGCCCTGGTGGTCATGGCTGGTGCTGGTGGCCCTGGCCGTGCCGGTGGCCTGCCTGCTCTTCATCCCCTCGCCCCCCGGCGTGGACAGGAGCCCGGCCTGCCTCGGGAGCGCGGAGGGAGATCGTGCCCTGGCCGCGTTGCCGGAGAAGCGGGTCGGCGGTCCGGTTCCGGGAGAGGAAAGTGAGGGGACCCCCCGCATGAGGGACTACCTGCTCCCTGGAGACATCCTCCTTGGGAGGTGCCGGCTCAGCCTGGTTCCCTCCACGAATCCCCCGCGGGGATGGACCCATGCCGCACTATACGTGGGTGATGGCGACATCGTGGTGGCCGCCAATCCTTACCAGGGGACGGTGCGGGCCCCGGTGGAATCGTGGGAGTTTCCCAGGATGACCTGGGTGGTCTGCCTTCGCGTGACCTCGGCCACGGAGGAGGAGAGGAGAATGGCGGCGGAGCTGGCGGAGGGGGAGGTGGGTACCTCGTACGACCTGAACTGGTTCTCGGAGCAGGAGGACGGGGAGACGTGGTACTGCAGCGAGCTCCCCTGGGCGGTGTACCGTAGGGCCACGGGAGGGCGGTTGAACCTGGAGGTAGGGATGGGTTCCTTCGGGGTTTCCCCGGACGACCTCTACCTGCACCCCGACACCGCGGTCATCGGCGGCCACTTCGAGCGCCGGCCGGACACCATCCTTTCCCTGCTCATGAAGGCCCTGACCCTGTGTGCCCTCTTCGGGACGGCGGCCGTGATGCGCTGA
- a CDS encoding TetR/AcrR family transcriptional regulator, with protein MDLTLVERRRSEIIEAALEVFSEKGYHAAKIEDIAARLNIGHGTFYRYFKNKLDIFNHVVEDIISRATEFVSDIDPREPNTLEEYREQLETIGDRLFELFKSYPQISRVLFYEAFGINDESMQKRIRDIFDLFGKFTAMYLENGVRKGYLRRDLHIKETALAVNAALFEACRRVVSSEDPDRAVKVWKETIITLMLEGMKARP; from the coding sequence ATGGACCTCACCCTGGTTGAGCGCCGGCGCAGCGAGATAATCGAAGCCGCGCTGGAGGTCTTTTCCGAGAAGGGTTACCACGCGGCAAAAATAGAGGATATCGCGGCCCGTCTGAACATAGGGCATGGCACCTTTTACCGCTACTTCAAGAACAAGCTGGACATCTTCAACCACGTGGTGGAGGATATCATCTCCAGGGCCACGGAGTTCGTGTCCGACATCGACCCGCGGGAACCGAATACCCTGGAAGAGTACCGCGAACAACTGGAAACCATAGGGGATCGACTGTTCGAACTCTTCAAAAGCTACCCGCAGATATCACGCGTCCTTTTCTACGAGGCATTCGGAATAAACGACGAATCCATGCAGAAGAGGATCAGGGACATCTTCGACCTCTTCGGTAAGTTCACCGCCATGTACCTGGAGAACGGGGTACGCAAGGGATACCTGCGCCGTGACCTTCACATAAAGGAGACCGCCCTGGCAGTGAACGCCGCTCTCTTCGAGGCCTGCCGGAGGGTGGTTTCTTCCGAGGATCCAGACCGGGCGGTGAAGGTGTGGAAGGAGACCATCATCACCCTCATGCTGGAGGGGATGAAAGCGCGGCCATGA
- a CDS encoding cation:proton antiporter codes for METDVYHILISIALLLFAAKLFGELTSRLQLPSVLGEIVAGILLGPSLLGWVQPDVTIQTVSTLGIMLLLFMAGLEIDLTTMRRMGMASLVVAIFGVAVPMAAGTLIFRAAGESLRSAVFIGGIMTATSIGLTLRSLMDMGKFRTREGTTVVTAAVIDDVIGIFILTVLVSVVTVGEFPSTLHVLRLLGLMTLFFAAVISLGFWGSKWLTRLVSRMWVDEAMVAISICFAIALGWMASSVKVAEITGAFLAGLVLNPTREKKAIAERLNTIGYGFFIPLFFTYIGVNMKLGALREAGIMSILFLLIAILGKIVGCGLGARPWFSNRSSLAIGVGMIPRAEVALIMATIGLQAGAIGNKVFAMTVLMVFVTNLLTPLLLKLAFRRVGERESAEAGRGH; via the coding sequence ATGGAGACGGACGTATATCACATCCTGATCAGCATCGCCCTCCTGCTCTTCGCGGCAAAGCTTTTCGGTGAGCTGACTTCCCGCCTACAGTTACCCAGTGTTCTGGGGGAAATAGTTGCGGGAATCCTACTGGGTCCCTCCCTCCTGGGCTGGGTGCAGCCGGACGTCACCATCCAGACCGTATCCACTTTGGGCATCATGCTCCTCCTTTTCATGGCTGGCCTGGAGATCGATCTGACCACCATGCGCAGGATGGGGATGGCTTCCCTGGTGGTTGCCATATTCGGCGTCGCCGTGCCCATGGCGGCAGGGACACTGATTTTCAGAGCGGCGGGGGAAAGCCTCAGGAGCGCCGTTTTCATCGGGGGCATCATGACCGCCACTAGCATAGGGCTAACCTTGAGAAGTCTGATGGACATGGGAAAATTCCGCACCAGGGAGGGGACTACGGTGGTAACGGCGGCGGTGATAGACGACGTGATAGGTATTTTCATACTCACTGTCCTGGTATCGGTGGTCACCGTGGGAGAATTTCCCAGTACCTTACATGTGTTGAGGCTGTTGGGACTGATGACTCTTTTCTTCGCCGCGGTGATCTCGCTTGGTTTCTGGGGATCGAAGTGGCTTACCCGCCTGGTGTCGCGTATGTGGGTGGACGAGGCGATGGTGGCTATAAGTATCTGTTTCGCCATCGCTTTGGGATGGATGGCCTCCAGCGTGAAGGTGGCGGAGATCACGGGAGCCTTTCTGGCCGGCTTGGTGCTCAACCCTACGCGGGAGAAGAAGGCCATCGCGGAAAGGTTGAACACCATCGGATATGGTTTCTTCATCCCCCTTTTTTTCACCTATATAGGCGTGAACATGAAGCTGGGGGCTCTCCGGGAAGCGGGTATCATGTCCATCCTCTTCCTCCTGATTGCCATCCTGGGGAAGATCGTCGGGTGCGGGCTTGGAGCGCGTCCCTGGTTCAGCAACCGCAGCTCTTTGGCCATCGGGGTGGGCATGATACCCAGGGCGGAAGTGGCCCTGATCATGGCCACCATCGGACTGCAGGCCGGTGCAATAGGGAACAAGGTCTTTGCCATGACCGTGCTCATGGTTTTCGTGACCAACCTGCTCACGCCCCTGCTGCTCAAGTTGGCCTTTCGAAGGGTCGGTGAGAGGGAATCCGCGGAGGCGGGGAGAGGACACTGA